The following are encoded together in the Pedobacter sp. D749 genome:
- a CDS encoding YihY/virulence factor BrkB family protein: MEKRKITLKGIWGVLKASFTGFNDHKVTKLSGSLAYYTVFSMAPLLVVIISLCGIFLGREMAEGQVYAQLEGFLGRESAISLQQLIKNAYLDGKSTIALIIGIITLLIGATTVFGDIQDSINTIWGLKPKPKRGWVKLLQNRFLSFSVIISLGFVLLVSLAVTSVLDAFSNRLQARFAEVSVIVFYIVNQIVTLAVISLIFGVIFKVLPDAIIKWRDVIAGAIVTAVLFMIGKFAISIYIGQSNVGSTYGATGSLVVVLLWTYYSSIILYFGAEFTKAYAVAFGSEIYPSHYAVTTKEIEVEMDGKSIQDNHPEIMEEVKKE; encoded by the coding sequence ATGGAAAAGCGGAAAATCACTTTAAAAGGAATATGGGGCGTTTTAAAAGCATCGTTTACAGGATTTAATGATCACAAAGTAACGAAGCTCAGCGGCTCATTAGCTTACTATACGGTGTTTTCTATGGCGCCACTACTTGTGGTTATTATTTCGTTATGCGGTATATTTTTAGGGAGGGAAATGGCCGAAGGACAGGTTTATGCCCAGCTTGAAGGGTTTTTAGGTAGAGAATCGGCCATTTCTTTACAGCAATTAATCAAGAATGCTTATCTGGATGGGAAAAGCACCATCGCTTTAATTATTGGTATCATCACCCTACTCATTGGTGCAACTACTGTTTTTGGCGATATTCAGGATTCGATTAATACCATTTGGGGTTTAAAGCCTAAACCAAAAAGAGGGTGGGTGAAATTGTTACAAAACCGTTTCCTTTCATTTTCGGTAATCATCAGTTTAGGTTTTGTACTACTGGTTTCTTTAGCAGTTACCTCTGTGCTTGATGCATTTAGTAACCGTTTGCAGGCGCGCTTTGCCGAAGTATCTGTTATCGTATTTTACATCGTTAACCAAATTGTAACCCTGGCTGTTATTTCATTAATATTTGGCGTAATATTTAAGGTATTACCCGATGCAATTATAAAATGGCGTGATGTAATCGCAGGAGCAATAGTAACTGCTGTCCTATTTATGATCGGCAAATTTGCGATCTCAATTTATATTGGGCAAAGCAATGTGGGAAGTACTTATGGTGCAACGGGCTCATTGGTTGTGGTGCTTTTATGGACTTATTATTCTTCTATTATTTTATATTTCGGGGCTGAGTTTACGAAGGCTTATGCTGTTGCTTTTGGATCTGAGATTTACCCTTCTCATTATGCGGTTACCACCAAAGAAATTGAAGTAGAAATGGATGGAAAATCTATACAGGATAATCATCCTGAAATTATGGAAGAAGTGAAAAAAGAATAA
- a CDS encoding DUF3887 domain-containing protein, producing MKKSLLFIIALLFTTSAFSQNVIQLFNGANDFFKLLQEEKFKDAHAFFDDTLKTKLTEENLKKLWGDIGTKYGKAESLDAVQSKAQGEFFAVTVEGKFVNGDQNFILGFNKQQKIVGIFLAPSRKTSSYLKPTYVDTSLYQEKSVYIGPAGKQLAAIITTPKNAKNFPVVVFVHGSGPADMDETVGVNKPFKDLAGGLASKGIASVRYVKRTLIYPNEFNKTFTVKEEVLDDATAAIALAKTVVGANPKAVYVFGHSLGGMLAPKIATLTPDLAGIILAAAPARKLTDIIVDQNKYMFDQANDTTAAFKKQLADADVEINKSRISQLGTTIKPDSVILGLPAKYWTDLNAYNQVAVAKSLSKLKIYVLQGGNDFQVGKVDFDLWSAALNKKKNVFLKFYPDLNHLLSSQTEKGTMAQYQAAVSVSETLVNDLALWIKAK from the coding sequence ATGAAAAAGAGCCTTTTATTCATAATTGCTTTATTATTTACCACTTCAGCATTTTCTCAGAATGTGATCCAGCTGTTTAACGGTGCAAACGACTTTTTTAAACTGTTACAGGAGGAGAAGTTTAAAGATGCCCATGCTTTCTTTGATGATACCTTGAAAACGAAATTAACAGAAGAAAACTTAAAGAAACTTTGGGGAGATATCGGAACAAAATATGGAAAGGCAGAATCGTTAGATGCCGTTCAAAGTAAAGCTCAGGGCGAGTTTTTCGCGGTAACGGTTGAAGGTAAATTTGTTAACGGCGATCAGAACTTTATTTTAGGTTTTAATAAACAACAGAAAATTGTCGGAATCTTTCTGGCACCTTCGCGGAAAACATCTTCTTATTTAAAGCCAACTTATGTTGATACCAGTTTATACCAGGAAAAATCAGTATATATTGGGCCGGCAGGAAAACAATTGGCAGCCATTATTACCACCCCAAAAAATGCCAAAAATTTTCCTGTAGTGGTTTTTGTACACGGCTCCGGACCTGCTGATATGGATGAAACTGTTGGTGTGAATAAGCCTTTTAAAGATTTGGCTGGCGGTTTAGCCTCCAAAGGCATTGCTTCAGTTCGATACGTAAAAAGAACTTTAATTTATCCTAACGAATTTAATAAGACTTTTACCGTAAAAGAAGAAGTCCTGGATGATGCAACTGCGGCTATTGCACTTGCAAAAACAGTTGTTGGTGCTAATCCTAAAGCGGTTTATGTATTCGGTCATAGTTTAGGCGGAATGTTAGCACCTAAAATTGCAACACTTACACCTGATTTAGCAGGAATTATTTTGGCGGCAGCACCTGCGAGAAAACTCACAGATATTATTGTTGATCAGAATAAGTATATGTTCGATCAGGCTAATGATACAACAGCTGCCTTTAAAAAACAATTGGCAGATGCTGATGTGGAAATTAATAAAAGTAGAATTTCACAGTTGGGAACTACTATAAAACCTGATTCTGTAATTTTAGGGTTGCCAGCTAAATATTGGACAGATTTAAATGCCTACAATCAGGTTGCTGTAGCTAAAAGTCTTTCGAAACTTAAAATCTACGTATTGCAAGGTGGTAATGATTTTCAGGTAGGTAAAGTAGATTTTGATTTATGGAGCGCTGCTTTGAATAAAAAGAAAAACGTGTTTCTTAAATTTTACCCTGATTTAAATCACCTGTTAAGTTCACAAACCGAAAAAGGTACCATGGCTCAATATCAGGCTGCTGTAAGCGTATCTGAAACCTTGGTTAATGATCTAGCTTTATGGATTAAGGCCAAATAA
- a CDS encoding DoxX family protein, whose amino-acid sequence MKKLKTWYWIATIIFALMMIMDGIGGITQQEAGKEVLKHLGYPIYLLIIVGIAKLLGAVSILQNKYTAIKEWAYAGFAINFIGAFASRAFVGDRVSLLIPPLVALVIMFIPYILWKKIKANVKNS is encoded by the coding sequence ATGAAGAAGCTAAAAACGTGGTATTGGATTGCCACCATTATTTTTGCTTTAATGATGATTATGGATGGCATTGGAGGAATTACTCAACAGGAAGCAGGCAAAGAAGTGCTTAAACACCTTGGTTATCCAATTTATCTGCTCATCATTGTTGGCATTGCAAAATTGCTTGGGGCAGTATCAATTTTACAGAATAAATATACAGCCATTAAAGAATGGGCTTATGCAGGTTTTGCCATCAATTTTATTGGCGCTTTTGCCTCCAGGGCATTTGTTGGCGACAGGGTATCGCTGCTGATCCCACCACTTGTTGCTTTGGTTATTATGTTTATTCCTTACATTTTATGGAAAAAAATTAAAGCAAATGTTAAAAATAGTTAA
- a CDS encoding VOC family protein: MASINSYLTFNGNCREAMTFYQDCLGGELILETIGESAFAEKMPNIIRRSVMHAVLVKDEMVIMGTDMVEERGLVKGNSVAMMLNCNSEEEAKAFYHKLSVGGRASHLLQETFWGALLGDLTDRFGNNWLINYDKNR; this comes from the coding sequence ATGGCTAGCATAAATTCATATCTCACTTTTAATGGGAATTGCCGGGAAGCAATGACTTTTTACCAGGATTGCCTCGGTGGAGAGTTAATACTCGAAACCATTGGAGAATCAGCTTTTGCTGAAAAAATGCCCAATATCATACGAAGGAGCGTGATGCATGCCGTTTTAGTTAAAGATGAAATGGTAATTATGGGTACTGATATGGTTGAAGAAAGGGGGCTTGTAAAAGGAAACTCCGTAGCTATGATGCTCAACTGCAATTCTGAAGAAGAGGCAAAAGCTTTTTACCATAAACTTTCAGTTGGTGGCAGAGCCTCGCACCTTTTACAGGAAACCTTTTGGGGCGCACTTTTAGGCGATTTAACAGACCGTTTTGGGAATAACTGGTTAATAAATTACGATAAAAACAGATAA
- a CDS encoding GlxA family transcriptional regulator, which yields MKHVSILIPETAVIEAIADPRYLFTAVNEFLQASGKLSLFKVELVGMTKEVRLNNSLFSVHADKLLHEVEHTDLIFVPAISGNIGYAMEANQDLLPWIIKQHAKGAEVASLCLGAFILASTGLLNGRKCSTHWLFANQFREMFPEVELVDGSIITDAQGLYSSGGANSYWNLLLYLVEKHTDRDTAILAAKYFAIDIDRESQLAFMMFQGQKGHEDAKIKKAQEFIDGNYQERITVDQLADMLALGRRSFERRFKSATKNTVIEYIQRVKIEAAKRSFESSRKNITEVMFDVGYTDTKSFRDVFKKITGLTPIEYRNKYHKAVPVLQV from the coding sequence ATGAAACATGTATCTATCTTGATTCCAGAGACTGCCGTGATTGAAGCCATTGCAGATCCCCGCTATCTGTTTACCGCTGTTAATGAATTTTTACAGGCATCGGGCAAACTTTCGCTTTTCAAAGTTGAACTTGTAGGAATGACGAAGGAAGTAAGGCTGAATAATAGTCTTTTCTCTGTGCATGCCGATAAACTGTTACACGAGGTTGAACATACCGACCTTATTTTTGTGCCGGCCATTAGCGGAAATATAGGTTATGCAATGGAAGCAAACCAGGATTTATTGCCATGGATTATAAAGCAGCATGCTAAAGGTGCAGAAGTGGCTTCACTTTGTCTTGGTGCATTTATATTGGCCTCAACAGGTTTGTTAAACGGCCGGAAATGTTCTACACATTGGTTGTTTGCCAATCAGTTTAGAGAGATGTTTCCTGAAGTAGAGCTGGTAGATGGCAGTATAATTACCGATGCTCAGGGTTTATACTCCAGCGGTGGTGCAAACTCCTACTGGAATTTACTTTTATATTTAGTTGAAAAACATACAGATAGAGATACCGCCATTTTAGCGGCCAAATACTTTGCCATAGATATCGATCGCGAAAGTCAGCTGGCTTTTATGATGTTTCAGGGGCAAAAAGGTCATGAAGATGCTAAAATTAAAAAAGCGCAGGAATTTATTGATGGCAATTACCAGGAACGGATTACGGTAGATCAACTGGCCGATATGCTGGCATTGGGGCGAAGGAGTTTTGAGCGGAGATTTAAAAGTGCGACTAAAAACACTGTGATCGAGTACATTCAGAGGGTTAAAATTGAGGCTGCAAAGCGAAGTTTCGAATCAAGCAGAAAAAATATTACCGAGGTAATGTTCGATGTAGGTTATACCGACACAAAATCGTTTAGAGATGTTTTCAAGAAAATTACTGGTTTAACACCGATTGAGTACCGGAATAAATACCATAAAGCCGTACCTGTTTTGCAGGTTTAA
- a CDS encoding LiaI-LiaF-like domain-containing protein, protein MENLIKKNHADKQFGLGILIITIGSVFLLRNSGIDVPHWILKWHTIMLGIGLWMGYRKDFKGSSWLALTIIGGLFTFRAINIFDFDLFRISIPMALIGLGLYVILKPKKAQNFDQYFEKKPVDFTDKQS, encoded by the coding sequence ATGGAAAATTTAATCAAAAAAAATCACGCAGATAAACAATTTGGTCTAGGCATTTTAATTATCACTATCGGTTCGGTATTCTTATTAAGAAACTCGGGAATAGATGTTCCACACTGGATTTTGAAATGGCACACCATTATGTTAGGTATAGGGTTGTGGATGGGTTATCGTAAAGATTTTAAGGGAAGTAGCTGGTTGGCATTGACGATTATTGGTGGCTTATTCACTTTTAGAGCGATAAACATATTTGATTTTGATCTGTTTAGGATTAGTATTCCAATGGCATTAATCGGATTAGGACTGTATGTAATTTTAAAACCTAAAAAAGCACAAAACTTCGATCAGTATTTTGAAAAGAAACCAGTTGATTTTACTGATAAGCAAAGCTAA
- the rpiA gene encoding ribose-5-phosphate isomerase RpiA, whose amino-acid sequence MATIDKTQQDAEKLAAAQAAVKFVKDGDVVGLGTGSTTTFAIKELGKRVKEGLKIKAAASSIRTEELAKSLGIEILDLGRLSKIDISIDGADEFTESLDLIKGGGGALFREKIIASLSGNAIIITDASKKVKKLGAFTVPIEVIPLAYQYVLDQINKLGGKGILRTVESQTFITDNGNLIIDVDFGLIDDPAKLASNLNQINGLLAHGLFINITSKVIMSEGADIIIFE is encoded by the coding sequence ATGGCAACGATAGATAAAACCCAACAAGATGCAGAAAAACTGGCGGCAGCCCAGGCTGCAGTAAAATTTGTTAAAGATGGCGATGTAGTAGGCCTGGGGACTGGTTCTACCACAACTTTTGCCATTAAAGAATTAGGTAAACGAGTAAAAGAAGGCCTTAAGATAAAGGCTGCTGCAAGTTCCATCCGAACAGAAGAACTCGCGAAATCTTTAGGCATCGAAATTCTTGATCTTGGGCGCTTAAGCAAAATTGATATCAGTATTGATGGGGCTGATGAATTTACAGAATCACTCGATTTGATTAAAGGTGGAGGCGGGGCACTGTTTAGAGAGAAGATAATTGCTTCACTTAGTGGAAATGCCATCATCATTACCGATGCTTCTAAAAAAGTAAAAAAGCTGGGTGCTTTTACGGTGCCAATCGAAGTAATACCATTAGCCTATCAATATGTATTAGATCAAATTAATAAACTTGGTGGAAAGGGCATATTGAGAACTGTAGAAAGCCAAACATTTATTACCGACAATGGAAACCTGATTATCGACGTTGATTTTGGCCTCATTGATGATCCTGCAAAATTAGCTTCTAACCTCAATCAAATTAACGGATTATTGGCCCATGGTTTATTCATTAACATCACTTCGAAAGTAATCATGAGCGAAGGGGCAGATATTATTATTTTTGAATAG